The Chloroflexota bacterium genome includes a region encoding these proteins:
- the argS gene encoding arginine--tRNA ligase, translating into MFESDLATIGDKITGILAGLGISGAGEVKWQPTPFAGQWGIGTNVCFQAAAAEARSGKKVNVPARAQELAALVTEQLGALAGFSRVAADKAYVNFYFDTATYAARVVEAAVVGGNDFGRGAPKGERVMVEYAQPNTHHSFHIGHARNALLGEALARLVEFAGFDTVRASYPGDEGLGVLTCVWAYRKFYRGQEPQGVHERGRWLAKIYTEANALVTLKENETAEEKAQREVYDAERRDVYRLWDAGDPEIRELWRMTRQWSLDELDDILKMLGIKIDVFFFESEASLPGKEIVKELIERGIGDDERPTGGPVIVKIDEKLGLKKEKYRTGVILRSDGTTLYLTKDLALAKQKFEKYHVDRSIYVVDSRQSLHLQQAFKILELWGFPQAAKCHHLAYGVVTLPEGAMSSRKGNVVYFTDVADEAYRRVQAIIAEKNPDLSEEQRNGVARKVGQGAIVYAMLEVDNSRDIVFKWEEVLNFDGKTAPYIQNAYVRANSILKKAENVPPSSALFDYPLTQHEAELIDLLSRFPATVQLAAQEYKPLHMASYAYELAKTFHSFYHSTPVLQAESEQVKNARLRLVAAARQTLANALRLLNIQAPDVM; encoded by the coding sequence ATGTTTGAAAGTGATCTGGCAACTATTGGGGACAAAATTACCGGCATCCTGGCCGGGCTGGGCATTTCCGGCGCGGGCGAGGTGAAGTGGCAACCGACTCCGTTTGCCGGGCAGTGGGGCATCGGCACGAACGTTTGCTTTCAGGCCGCCGCCGCCGAGGCGCGCTCAGGTAAGAAGGTGAACGTTCCGGCGCGGGCGCAGGAGTTGGCGGCGCTGGTGACTGAACAGTTGGGTGCGCTCGCCGGTTTTTCGCGTGTGGCCGCCGACAAAGCCTACGTCAACTTTTATTTTGATACGGCCACTTACGCCGCCCGCGTGGTGGAAGCCGCCGTTGTCGGGGGCAACGATTTTGGTCGTGGAGCGCCGAAGGGCGAGCGGGTGATGGTGGAGTATGCCCAACCGAACACCCATCACTCGTTTCACATCGGCCATGCGCGCAATGCCTTGTTAGGTGAAGCCCTGGCCCGGCTGGTGGAGTTCGCTGGGTTCGACACGGTTCGGGCTTCGTATCCAGGCGACGAAGGGTTGGGCGTGCTCACCTGCGTTTGGGCGTATCGCAAGTTTTATCGCGGCCAGGAGCCGCAAGGCGTGCACGAGCGCGGGCGCTGGCTGGCCAAGATTTACACTGAAGCCAATGCACTGGTGACTCTAAAGGAGAATGAAACAGCGGAAGAGAAGGCGCAACGCGAGGTCTACGACGCCGAGCGGCGCGACGTATACCGACTGTGGGACGCGGGTGATCCTGAGATTCGAGAGTTGTGGCGGATGACACGCCAGTGGAGCCTGGACGAACTGGACGACATTCTGAAGATGTTGGGCATCAAGATTGATGTGTTCTTCTTCGAGAGCGAAGCCAGCCTGCCCGGCAAAGAGATTGTGAAGGAATTGATCGAGCGCGGCATTGGTGATGACGAGCGGCCCACGGGCGGCCCGGTGATAGTGAAGATTGACGAGAAGTTGGGCCTGAAGAAGGAAAAGTATCGGACGGGCGTTATCTTGCGGAGCGACGGCACGACACTTTACCTGACCAAGGACCTGGCGCTGGCCAAGCAAAAGTTTGAGAAGTATCACGTTGACCGCTCAATCTATGTGGTAGACAGCCGGCAGAGCCTGCATCTACAGCAAGCTTTTAAAATTCTCGAGCTGTGGGGTTTTCCGCAGGCGGCCAAATGCCATCACTTGGCTTACGGCGTGGTGACACTGCCGGAAGGCGCCATGTCGTCGCGCAAAGGCAACGTTGTCTATTTCACCGATGTCGCCGACGAGGCGTACCGGCGAGTGCAGGCCATCATCGCCGAGAAGAATCCCGACCTTTCCGAGGAACAGCGCAACGGCGTGGCGCGCAAGGTGGGGCAGGGCGCAATTGTCTACGCCATGCTGGAAGTGGATAATTCGCGTGACATTGTCTTCAAGTGGGAAGAGGTGCTCAACTTTGATGGCAAGACCGCACCTTACATCCAAAATGCTTACGTCCGGGCGAACAGCATCTTGAAGAAAGCTGAGAACGTTCCACCGTCTTCGGCTTTGTTTGATTATCCGCTCACCCAGCATGAGGCGGAGCTAATCGATCTGCTTTCGCGTTTCCCGGCTACGGTGCAATTGGCGGCGCAGGAATACAAGCCATTGCACATGGCGAGCTACGCTTACGAACTTGCCAAGACCTTCCACAGTTTTTATCACAGCACGCCGGTTCTGCAAGCCGAGAGCGAGCAGGTGAAGAACGCCCGCCTGCGGCTGGTGGCCGCCGCGCGGCAAACGCTGGCCAATGCTCTGCGCCTGCTCAACATTCAGGCGCCGGATGTGATGTGA
- a CDS encoding SDR family NAD(P)-dependent oxidoreductase: MASNSSTLQPTQGAIVVGASSGIGEAVARRLAREGYAVALVARRADRLHQICDAINTQLDQRRAFAYPHDVTQFDQAQPLFQSILRDLGRIDVVVYASGVMPPAGLSEFNFEKDKAMIEVNVLGAMAWLDQAATMFERTGGGHIIGISSVAGDRGRVINPVYNSSKAALTTYLEGLRNRLSRKGVHVLTVKPGMVDTDMLKGVKRRMWVISAEQVAADVWSAIKRRKQSIYIPARWGLMMFVIRHIPSFIFRRLSI, from the coding sequence ATGGCCTCAAACTCTTCAACCCTTCAACCCACACAAGGCGCAATCGTCGTCGGCGCGTCGTCGGGCATTGGCGAGGCAGTGGCCCGCCGCCTGGCCCGCGAGGGCTACGCCGTGGCCCTCGTCGCCCGTCGCGCCGACCGCCTCCACCAGATTTGCGATGCGATCAACACTCAACTCGACCAGCGCCGCGCTTTCGCCTATCCACATGACGTGACTCAATTCGATCAAGCCCAGCCGCTCTTTCAATCTATCCTGCGTGACCTGGGTCGTATTGACGTTGTTGTATATGCCTCAGGCGTAATGCCGCCCGCCGGCCTCTCGGAGTTCAACTTCGAGAAAGACAAGGCGATGATTGAGGTGAATGTGCTGGGCGCGATGGCCTGGCTGGATCAGGCGGCGACGATGTTTGAACGAACGGGCGGCGGCCACATTATAGGCATCTCGTCGGTGGCCGGGGATCGCGGGCGCGTCATCAACCCCGTTTACAACTCCAGCAAAGCGGCGCTCACCACCTATCTCGAAGGCTTGCGTAATCGTCTGTCGCGCAAAGGCGTGCATGTGCTTACAGTCAAACCGGGTATGGTTGATACCGACATGCTCAAAGGCGTCAAGCGCAGAATGTGGGTCATCTCGGCTGAGCAAGTCGCCGCCGACGTTTGGTCGGCCATCAAGCGCCGCAAGCAGTCCATTTACATCCCGGCCCGCTGGGGGCTGATGATGTTCGTCATCCGCCACATCCCGTCGTTCATCTTCCGGCGGCTATCTATTTAG